In Gallaecimonas xiamenensis 3-C-1, the following proteins share a genomic window:
- a CDS encoding S1 family peptidase yields MPLTNQYKKVRDCVVQVVALNGQNIVGSGSGSVIGAGNHVLTCDHCIVDGAQMAIIDPANSTNGIHGNVIFRDSNSDIAILEFTNVVGKPVVFSDSSNCEVGNGAFVVGYPMNIMEQVLLSAHIASITTSLIRIDSSVNHGNSGGPLFNLAGEQIGVVNAKHGSLSNYLNQLMNAKPTMSMQVGGIDPVQSIQVLIGEMQKNLNLGIGYAVPSKVIKQLHPMLTKLIP; encoded by the coding sequence ATGCCACTTACAAACCAGTATAAGAAAGTTCGAGATTGCGTTGTTCAGGTTGTAGCGCTAAATGGTCAGAACATTGTAGGCTCAGGATCGGGATCTGTTATTGGTGCTGGGAATCACGTACTGACATGTGATCATTGCATAGTCGATGGTGCTCAGATGGCAATAATCGACCCTGCCAACTCGACAAATGGAATTCACGGGAACGTTATATTTCGTGACAGTAATTCTGATATAGCGATTTTAGAATTTACTAATGTTGTTGGAAAGCCTGTTGTTTTCTCGGATAGCTCTAATTGTGAGGTAGGAAACGGGGCTTTTGTTGTGGGATATCCGATGAATATTATGGAGCAGGTACTACTTTCGGCACATATTGCGAGCATCACGACGAGCTTAATCAGAATAGATTCATCAGTAAATCATGGTAATAGTGGCGGACCACTTTTTAACTTGGCAGGTGAGCAAATTGGTGTAGTAAATGCAAAGCATGGTTCGCTTTCTAACTACCTTAACCAATTGATGAATGCAAAGCCAACAATGTCAATGCAGGTAGGTGGTATTGATCCAGTTCAGAGCATACAAGTATTGATTGGAGAGATGCAAAAGAATCTCAACTTAGGAATCGGTTATGCTGTTCCCAGTAAAGTTATTAAACAATTGCATCCAATGCTTACTAAATTGATACCGTAG